The Peribacillus sp. FSL E2-0218 genome contains a region encoding:
- a CDS encoding CvpA family protein — MLDLAILAILLIGLLIGLKRGFILQTVHMTGFIVAFIVAYVFYGDLAPNLKLWIPFPTMSDSSALTMFFETVGLETAYYNAIAFAIIFFAAKILWQMLGSMLNFITHLPILKQLNRWGGGILGFIEIYLIMFIILYIAAMLPMDSIQKPLAGSFLAESIVKHTPFLSEQVKELWFQKPDQS, encoded by the coding sequence ATGCTTGATTTAGCAATTCTGGCCATTCTTTTAATCGGTTTATTAATCGGTTTAAAGCGTGGCTTCATTTTACAGACTGTTCATATGACAGGGTTCATAGTGGCCTTTATCGTCGCATATGTGTTTTATGGAGATCTTGCTCCCAATCTGAAATTGTGGATCCCGTTTCCGACGATGAGTGATTCCTCGGCGCTTACTATGTTTTTTGAAACAGTCGGGCTCGAAACGGCGTATTACAATGCGATTGCCTTTGCCATCATTTTCTTTGCGGCCAAGATCCTTTGGCAAATGCTTGGCTCGATGCTCAATTTCATTACCCACCTACCGATATTGAAACAGCTGAATCGCTGGGGTGGCGGGATATTGGGCTTTATCGAAATCTATCTTATCATGTTTATTATATTATATATAGCTGCCATGCTGCCAATGGATTCGATCCAGAAGCCATTAGCGGGATCTTTTCTGGCAGAATCGATCGTGAAACATACACCGTTCCTTTCCGAACAAGTGAAAGAACTTTGGTTCCAAAAACCAGATCAATCATAA
- the zapA gene encoding cell division protein ZapA, which yields MSDDKRNKTTVDIYGQPYTIVGTESASHMRLVASMVDEKMREISMKNPYLDTSKLAVLTAVNTIHEYIKLKDELDQLQLELKREKD from the coding sequence TTGTCAGACGATAAACGAAATAAAACAACAGTTGATATATACGGACAACCATATACAATCGTCGGAACAGAAAGCGCAAGCCATATGCGCCTGGTCGCTTCGATGGTTGACGAAAAAATGAGAGAAATCAGTATGAAAAACCCATACTTGGATACAAGCAAGCTAGCGGTACTAACGGCCGTAAATACCATCCACGAATATATTAAGTTAAAAGATGAACTAGACCAGCTTCAACTGGAATTAAAGAGAGAGAAGGACTGA
- the rnhC gene encoding ribonuclease HIII, with amino-acid sequence MSHVVLLINPAQIKAMQVHYSSSLATKQPPGSIFSAKPPLCTVTAYKSGKVLFQGKNAELEAGKWQQAATAAAPKKKTASTSSVNVHRYSPPAHIGTMSVIGSDEVGTGDYFGPITVVAVYAKKEQLPLLRELGVQDSKNLKDPQIIEIAKQIKNVVPFSLLTCDNPKYNTLQAQGMSQGKMKALLHNQAIKLLMQKIQPEQAEAVLIDQFAQPDVFFNYLKGQERFQANATYLCTKAEGIHLGVAAASILARYAFVKRFDLLSEKAGFKIPKGAGFAVDEAAARLIHEKGMDSLHEFTKTHFANTEKAKRLYQQKYHK; translated from the coding sequence ATGTCCCATGTTGTTTTACTCATCAATCCCGCCCAAATAAAAGCGATGCAAGTTCATTATTCTTCATCCTTAGCCACCAAACAGCCGCCAGGGAGCATCTTTTCCGCCAAGCCGCCGCTATGCACGGTGACCGCCTATAAATCCGGAAAGGTCCTTTTCCAAGGTAAGAATGCCGAACTGGAAGCCGGTAAATGGCAGCAGGCCGCTACAGCCGCCGCGCCAAAGAAAAAAACGGCATCCACCTCTTCGGTCAATGTCCACCGGTATTCACCGCCTGCCCATATCGGAACGATGTCCGTGATAGGTTCCGATGAAGTTGGGACAGGAGACTATTTCGGCCCGATTACGGTCGTAGCCGTTTATGCGAAAAAGGAGCAGCTTCCCCTATTGAGGGAGCTTGGTGTTCAGGATTCGAAAAATCTTAAAGATCCTCAGATCATCGAAATTGCCAAACAGATCAAGAATGTCGTGCCATTCAGCCTGCTTACTTGCGATAACCCCAAATATAATACGCTGCAGGCTCAAGGGATGTCACAAGGAAAAATGAAGGCCCTCCTCCATAACCAAGCGATCAAGCTTCTGATGCAAAAAATTCAGCCGGAGCAAGCGGAAGCTGTCCTTATCGACCAATTCGCCCAACCTGATGTATTTTTTAATTATTTGAAGGGCCAAGAACGGTTTCAGGCAAACGCCACTTATTTATGCACAAAAGCGGAAGGCATCCACCTTGGCGTAGCCGCCGCATCCATCCTGGCACGATACGCCTTCGTCAAACGCTTTGATTTGCTAAGTGAAAAAGCCGGATTCAAAATCCCGAAAGGAGCCGGATTTGCCGTGGACGAAGCCGCCGCACGATTGATCCATGAAAAAGGAATGGACTCCTTGCACGAATTCACGAAAACCCACTTCGCCAATACCGAAAAAGCAAAGCGGTTATACCAACAAAAATACCATAAATAA
- the pheT gene encoding phenylalanine--tRNA ligase subunit beta, producing the protein MFVSYKWLQDYVDLSGINAMELADKITKSGIEVEGVEKKSEGLKGVVIGHVIEREQHPNADKLNKCQVDIGAEHPVQIICGAPNVDKGQKVAVATVGAVLPGNFKIKKAKLRGEESHGMICSLQELGFESKLVSKDYATGIFVFPNDVEVGKDALEELGLSDEVLELGLTPNRSDALSMLGVAYEVGAILGREVKWPVIEKEEAAEKATDYISVKVEAKEDNPVYIAKIIKDVKIGPSPLWMQTRLMSAGIRPHNNVVDITNYILLEYGQPLHAFDYDRFGSKEIVIRRAKDAEKIVTLDEAERTLTPNHLVITNGSEPVAIAGVMGGADSEVKNDTTNIILESAYFAGTVVRKASKDHGLRSEASARFEKGVDPARVREAGERAAQLIAQYAGGTVLQGTAEVDELTMEPAVISITLEKINKLLGTDMTVTEVESIFNRLQFGVELDNETFTITVPTRRGDITIEADLVEEAARLYGYDNIPTTLPIGCATPGHLTDYQMKRRKARRTLEGAGLYQAVTYSLTSEEKAAQFALEARESIRLAMPISEERSQLRLSIVPQLLEVVKYNNARQLDSLALYEIGSVFFKRDDHELPDEKEHIAGAITGLWEAHPWQGEKKPVDFFVAKGVIEALFDTLGLTDQISYRQAQINDMHPGRTAEVLLNGDVIGFIGQVHPTVQKDLDIKETYIFELSLKALAEAEVAPIAYETIPRYPSTTRDIALVVDQATKAGDIQNIIEEAGGKLLKEVTIFDLYEGERMEQGKKSIAYSLKYFDPERTLTDEDITKAHEKVLEAVKEKAGAELRG; encoded by the coding sequence ATGTTTGTCTCATATAAATGGTTACAAGATTATGTTGACCTTTCAGGCATCAATGCGATGGAGCTAGCTGACAAAATCACGAAAAGCGGCATTGAGGTTGAAGGGGTGGAAAAGAAAAGTGAAGGGCTAAAAGGTGTCGTCATCGGCCACGTCATTGAACGTGAACAGCATCCAAATGCCGATAAATTGAATAAGTGCCAAGTTGATATCGGGGCAGAACATCCCGTTCAGATCATCTGTGGGGCACCGAATGTCGATAAAGGCCAAAAAGTCGCAGTCGCCACTGTTGGCGCAGTCCTTCCAGGTAATTTCAAAATCAAGAAAGCGAAGCTGCGCGGAGAAGAATCACACGGGATGATTTGCTCCCTCCAAGAATTGGGGTTTGAATCCAAGCTCGTTTCCAAGGATTATGCTACAGGCATCTTCGTCTTCCCCAATGATGTGGAAGTAGGAAAAGATGCATTGGAGGAGCTTGGTTTAAGTGATGAAGTGCTGGAACTCGGGCTGACTCCAAACCGTTCGGATGCTTTGAGCATGCTCGGTGTAGCCTACGAAGTGGGGGCTATCCTCGGCCGGGAAGTGAAATGGCCGGTCATCGAGAAAGAAGAAGCAGCTGAAAAAGCGACGGATTACATCAGTGTCAAAGTGGAAGCGAAAGAAGATAACCCGGTATACATCGCTAAAATCATCAAAGATGTAAAAATTGGTCCTTCACCGCTTTGGATGCAAACACGACTAATGTCGGCAGGTATCCGGCCGCATAATAATGTCGTCGATATCACGAATTACATCTTACTTGAATACGGCCAGCCGCTGCATGCCTTTGATTATGACCGTTTCGGTTCAAAAGAAATCGTCATCCGCAGGGCGAAGGATGCTGAAAAAATCGTAACGCTTGATGAAGCAGAACGCACATTGACACCGAATCATTTAGTGATCACAAACGGCAGCGAGCCTGTTGCGATAGCTGGTGTGATGGGCGGAGCCGATTCTGAGGTGAAAAACGATACGACGAACATCATCCTTGAAAGTGCCTATTTCGCAGGTACGGTCGTTCGTAAAGCTTCAAAAGATCACGGCTTGCGCAGTGAAGCGAGTGCACGTTTTGAAAAAGGCGTCGATCCGGCCCGTGTACGTGAAGCTGGGGAACGTGCGGCACAATTGATTGCCCAATATGCTGGCGGAACAGTCCTGCAAGGAACGGCAGAAGTGGACGAATTGACAATGGAACCTGCAGTCATCAGCATCACCCTTGAAAAAATCAACAAGCTTCTTGGAACAGACATGACCGTAACCGAAGTGGAATCCATCTTCAACCGCCTGCAATTCGGCGTGGAACTTGACAATGAAACGTTCACGATCACTGTACCGACACGCCGTGGGGACATTACGATTGAAGCTGACTTGGTCGAAGAAGCGGCACGTTTATATGGATATGATAACATTCCGACTACACTGCCGATCGGCTGTGCTACCCCTGGCCATTTGACGGACTATCAAATGAAACGGCGGAAGGCACGCCGTACACTTGAAGGAGCAGGCCTTTATCAAGCGGTGACCTATTCACTGACAAGCGAGGAAAAAGCAGCGCAATTCGCATTGGAAGCAAGAGAATCGATTCGATTAGCCATGCCGATAAGCGAAGAAAGAAGCCAGCTGCGTTTAAGCATCGTGCCTCAATTGCTTGAAGTCGTAAAATATAACAATGCCCGCCAACTGGATTCTTTAGCTCTATATGAAATCGGATCAGTATTCTTTAAACGGGATGACCACGAGCTACCAGATGAAAAAGAACATATCGCCGGAGCCATCACAGGCCTATGGGAAGCACATCCATGGCAAGGCGAAAAGAAACCGGTCGACTTCTTTGTAGCCAAAGGCGTGATCGAAGCATTATTCGATACACTTGGGTTAACGGATCAAATCAGTTACCGCCAAGCACAAATCAATGACATGCATCCAGGGCGGACAGCGGAAGTCCTGTTGAATGGTGATGTGATCGGCTTTATCGGCCAAGTGCACCCAACTGTCCAAAAAGACTTGGATATAAAAGAAACATATATTTTCGAACTTTCCTTAAAGGCATTGGCAGAAGCCGAAGTGGCGCCAATTGCCTACGAAACCATTCCGCGCTACCCATCGACAACACGCGATATTGCGCTCGTTGTCGATCAAGCGACAAAAGCCGGAGACATTCAAAACATTATTGAAGAAGCCGGAGGCAAGCTACTCAAGGAAGTAACCATCTTCGACTTATACGAGGGTGAAAGAATGGAGCAAGGCAAGAAATCCATTGCCTACTCACTGAAATACTTCGATCCGGAACGTACACTAACCGACGAAGACATTACAAAAGCGCATGAAAAAGTACTAGAAGCCGTAAAAGAAAAAGCCGGCGCAGAACTAAGAGGATAA
- the pheS gene encoding phenylalanine--tRNA ligase subunit alpha, with the protein MQERLLELQEEALQKVTAASELKELNEVRVAYLGKKGPITEVLRGMGKLSAEERPKIGALANDVREAIASKIEEKQKALETAAVNAKLATETIDVTLPGRPVNRGNHHPLTRVVEEIEDLFIGMGYTVAEGPEVESDYYNFEALNLPKSHPARDMQDSFYITEEILMRTHTSPVQARTMKKHKGQGPVKIICPGKVYRRDNDDATHSHQFQQIEGLVIDENISMSDLKGTLDVFAKKVFGQDREIRLRPSFFPFTEPSVEVDISCKICGGKGCSVCKKTGWIEVLGAGIVHPNVLEMAGFDSKKYSGFAFGMGVERIAMLKYGVDDIRHFYTNDVRFLKQFNHHEA; encoded by the coding sequence ATGCAGGAACGATTACTAGAACTGCAGGAAGAAGCGTTGCAAAAAGTAACCGCCGCTTCCGAACTTAAGGAACTGAATGAAGTCCGGGTTGCTTATTTAGGGAAAAAAGGCCCGATCACTGAGGTATTGCGTGGCATGGGGAAGCTGTCAGCAGAGGAACGCCCGAAAATCGGGGCGCTTGCCAATGACGTCCGTGAGGCGATCGCTTCAAAAATCGAGGAAAAACAAAAGGCTCTTGAAACGGCAGCTGTCAATGCTAAGCTAGCAACGGAAACGATTGACGTGACATTGCCAGGACGTCCCGTAAACAGGGGGAACCATCATCCGTTAACACGTGTTGTGGAAGAAATTGAAGATTTATTCATCGGAATGGGATACACCGTTGCGGAAGGTCCGGAAGTCGAAAGCGACTACTACAACTTCGAGGCACTTAACCTGCCAAAAAGCCATCCGGCACGTGATATGCAGGACTCCTTCTACATCACGGAGGAAATCCTGATGCGGACGCACACTTCACCTGTTCAAGCAAGGACGATGAAAAAACATAAAGGTCAAGGCCCTGTTAAAATCATTTGCCCTGGGAAAGTATATCGCCGCGATAACGATGATGCGACACACTCCCATCAATTCCAGCAAATCGAGGGCTTGGTCATCGATGAGAACATCAGCATGAGCGATCTAAAAGGAACGCTTGACGTATTTGCCAAAAAAGTATTCGGGCAAGATCGTGAAATCCGTCTTCGTCCAAGTTTCTTCCCATTCACGGAGCCATCCGTCGAAGTCGATATTTCCTGTAAAATCTGCGGTGGTAAAGGGTGCAGCGTATGTAAAAAAACAGGCTGGATCGAAGTGCTTGGCGCCGGGATCGTTCATCCGAACGTCCTTGAAATGGCTGGGTTCGATTCCAAAAAATACTCTGGGTTCGCATTTGGAATGGGCGTGGAACGGATCGCGATGCTGAAATACGGTGTGGACGATATTCGCCATTTCTATACGAATGATGTTCGATTCTTAAAGCAATTCAACCATCACGAAGCATAA
- a CDS encoding RNA methyltransferase yields the protein MKYIESVKNPQVKQWKKLLTKKERDKTGKYLVEGFHLVEEALKEEIVMEVIVNEETEMPAHFKLEGTEVIYVKHDIMKAICDTEAPQGIAAVCEQKVMSMESINPDKLLLIDAVQDPGNIGTMIRTADAAGMDAVIVGEGCADLYNPKVVRSTQGSLFRMPVIKANLSEVIEELKQKGTPVYGTALEGASPFEEVEKTSRFALLVGNEGQGVSKELLAKTTQNLYIPIYGKSESLNVGIAAGILMYHLRK from the coding sequence TTGAAATATATCGAATCCGTAAAAAACCCGCAAGTCAAGCAATGGAAGAAGCTATTGACGAAAAAAGAGCGCGATAAGACAGGCAAATATTTAGTCGAGGGCTTCCACCTTGTTGAAGAAGCCTTAAAAGAAGAAATCGTCATGGAAGTCATCGTAAATGAAGAAACGGAAATGCCCGCCCATTTTAAATTGGAAGGCACGGAAGTCATTTATGTGAAACATGATATTATGAAAGCAATATGCGACACCGAGGCCCCGCAAGGAATTGCTGCGGTGTGTGAACAAAAAGTAATGAGCATGGAGTCCATCAATCCGGATAAACTATTATTGATTGATGCTGTTCAGGATCCGGGGAATATAGGTACGATGATCAGGACAGCGGATGCAGCTGGTATGGATGCAGTCATCGTTGGCGAAGGCTGTGCAGATTTATACAACCCGAAAGTGGTCCGTTCGACACAGGGAAGTCTATTCCGTATGCCAGTCATCAAAGCAAACCTATCCGAGGTCATCGAAGAGCTGAAACAGAAGGGGACGCCGGTTTATGGCACGGCTTTGGAAGGCGCTTCACCATTTGAAGAAGTCGAAAAAACATCCCGATTCGCCCTGCTTGTCGGTAATGAAGGCCAAGGTGTTTCGAAAGAATTATTGGCAAAAACGACTCAAAATCTCTATATTCCCATTTATGGAAAAAGCGAATCGCTTAATGTAGGGATCGCAGCCGGGATTTTAATGTATCATTTGCGAAAATGA
- the sspI gene encoding small acid-soluble spore protein SspI, which translates to MNLNLRNAIIQNVSGNSQEQLEDTIVDAIQNGEEKMLPGLGVLFEVIWQNSSDQEKQEMINALESGLKK; encoded by the coding sequence GTGAATTTAAACCTACGTAATGCGATCATCCAAAATGTATCTGGAAATTCGCAGGAGCAGCTGGAAGACACGATTGTCGATGCGATACAAAACGGCGAGGAAAAAATGCTGCCTGGCTTGGGAGTATTATTCGAGGTCATCTGGCAAAATTCATCTGATCAAGAAAAACAGGAAATGATCAATGCCCTTGAATCAGGATTAAAAAAATAA
- a CDS encoding general stress protein, which yields MDKNVYGVFDSNPELLAAIHDLQAKGVTGIQMTVAADIKNDVQLGNDHTDILIIANQDKDTFLEKIIHFFTEEGSGDLRTFFTKYGYSVTETNEILEEVKAKKYILLLDEEVSVAEMMADPDKVVPMTK from the coding sequence ATGGACAAAAACGTTTATGGTGTTTTTGACTCTAATCCGGAATTACTTGCTGCAATTCATGATTTACAAGCAAAAGGCGTGACCGGCATACAAATGACAGTCGCAGCTGATATAAAAAATGATGTGCAGCTCGGAAACGACCATACGGATATATTGATCATCGCCAATCAGGATAAGGATACTTTTTTAGAGAAAATCATCCATTTCTTCACAGAAGAAGGTTCAGGGGATTTGCGTACCTTTTTCACGAAATACGGGTACTCCGTAACCGAGACGAATGAGATCCTCGAAGAAGTGAAAGCAAAAAAATACATTCTGCTTCTTGATGAAGAAGTATCTGTTGCAGAAATGATGGCTGACCCAGATAAAGTGGTGCCGATGACGAAGTAA
- a CDS encoding general stress protein, translating to MVKALYGVYDTKTEVYQAIQSLKETRRHEGEITVIANKKEDFDFGNEGRNPDVDVVTNANEDSFLDKMKHFFLNEGSRDIRNRLGELGLADSEATAYINEVESGKFLILTDDQAAASKDMHDDESLIEDPLKTGVVNNPDPNLFPETTANAYQTREVEAQPGRSTELHGNSSDIFENQQELETKRSQEREIRANSTEKFKQQEKMDHEGTLTSDPHADPFSADAQKERNAERSVNRDVKEEEDPLEDDYIKNRINTDHL from the coding sequence ATGGTTAAAGCATTATATGGTGTGTACGATACTAAAACAGAAGTATATCAGGCTATACAATCCTTAAAGGAAACAAGAAGACATGAAGGGGAAATAACCGTAATCGCCAATAAAAAGGAAGATTTCGATTTTGGCAATGAAGGAAGAAATCCGGATGTGGACGTCGTAACGAATGCCAATGAAGATTCCTTCTTGGATAAGATGAAGCATTTTTTCCTGAACGAAGGCTCTCGGGACATTAGGAACAGGCTGGGTGAATTGGGGCTTGCCGATAGCGAAGCGACCGCTTATATAAATGAGGTGGAGTCAGGGAAATTCTTGATCCTTACAGATGACCAGGCAGCCGCTTCCAAAGACATGCATGATGACGAATCCCTTATAGAAGATCCGCTAAAAACAGGAGTGGTGAACAACCCGGACCCGAATCTTTTTCCTGAGACGACTGCCAATGCCTATCAAACAAGGGAAGTTGAGGCACAGCCAGGGAGAAGCACAGAACTGCACGGAAATTCTTCCGATATTTTTGAAAATCAACAAGAGCTGGAAACGAAGCGGTCTCAAGAAAGGGAAATCAGGGCTAATTCCACTGAAAAATTTAAACAACAGGAGAAAATGGACCATGAAGGCACATTGACTAGCGACCCCCATGCCGACCCATTTTCAGCCGATGCCCAAAAAGAACGGAATGCAGAAAGATCTGTAAACCGTGATGTTAAAGAGGAAGAAGATCCGTTGGAGGACGATTACATCAAAAATAGAATCAATACCGATCATCTGTAA
- a CDS encoding YsnF/AvaK domain-containing protein, producing the protein MNKTVYGVYESNAEVIQAINALKAKGFEGDDITVVADKEETLDFTHHQRETDVHTMTNVSNDESFMDKVARFFMPDDTADLSTRLANAGLSNSDAAEHVFDVENGKVLVLVEEGEGHLGTAKDQFTTARTDTAGTRLDANTTPPLYNNAEKTDALNKEDVYGMNGQGRELPEDEQTLKLREEQLNIDKERVQTGEVVINKEVKEQHKTINVPVEHEEVTVEHRSVSGREANLEPGSSIQDGETIRIPVVEEKLEVSKKPIVTDEIVIKKHAVQETEQVKDTLKKEEIQLDSTDDSIVNEKNAAERRGDRF; encoded by the coding sequence ATGAATAAAACAGTTTATGGAGTATATGAATCGAATGCAGAAGTGATCCAAGCGATTAATGCACTCAAGGCCAAAGGCTTTGAAGGGGACGATATCACGGTTGTGGCTGATAAGGAAGAAACATTGGATTTTACCCATCACCAACGTGAAACGGATGTTCATACAATGACGAATGTTTCTAACGACGAATCTTTCATGGACAAGGTGGCCCGCTTCTTCATGCCGGACGATACAGCTGACCTATCAACAAGATTGGCGAATGCAGGCCTTTCCAATAGTGACGCAGCTGAGCATGTCTTTGATGTGGAAAACGGAAAGGTTCTCGTCCTAGTTGAAGAAGGGGAAGGACATCTTGGAACGGCAAAAGATCAATTCACGACCGCAAGAACGGACACGGCTGGAACAAGGCTGGATGCGAACACCACGCCCCCTCTTTATAACAATGCCGAAAAAACCGATGCCTTAAATAAGGAAGATGTATATGGAATGAACGGACAAGGTCGTGAATTGCCGGAAGATGAACAGACGCTCAAGCTTCGTGAAGAGCAGCTGAATATCGATAAAGAAAGAGTTCAGACCGGTGAAGTTGTCATCAATAAAGAAGTGAAAGAACAACATAAAACGATCAATGTCCCTGTTGAGCATGAAGAGGTGACTGTCGAGCATCGATCCGTTTCAGGACGTGAAGCGAATCTCGAACCTGGCAGCAGCATTCAAGATGGGGAAACGATACGTATTCCTGTCGTCGAGGAAAAATTGGAAGTATCAAAAAAACCAATCGTAACAGACGAAATCGTCATCAAAAAACATGCTGTTCAAGAAACCGAACAGGTTAAAGATACCCTGAAAAAGGAAGAAATTCAGCTTGATAGTACAGATGACTCGATCGTAAATGAAAAAAACGCAGCTGAACGAAGAGGCGACCGCTTCTAA
- a CDS encoding (Fe-S)-binding protein, with translation MTTVQEREAIANQFAERMNEDELLNCMRCGFCLPHCPTYIESGSKESHSPRGRIALMKAVTDGLIEPDEDVERSLSLCLGCRACEPVCPSGVKYGHLLEEARDIIHQNKEHSFPVKTIRKAVFSGLFPHQERMQNMTSLLGFYQRSGLQYIARKTGVLSMLPDNLATMEKVLPKVPTKSEMKKRPTGLPSIGPVLKKVAFFSGCLMDTMFLETNKATLKLLQVAGCEIVIPKSQACCGALHGHSGEKEGAKQLAKRNIEAFEADGVDYIITNAGGCGAFLIDYDHLLQEDPVWHERAMAFKGKLKDISEILVDLRFHEKTRLKLPAQTITFQDSCHLRNVMNTSIAPRILLQAIEGIDFREMKDADRCCGSAGIYNIVESEMSMKILDSKMEHTKSTQADIVVTANPGCLLQMQLGIEREKMGDCTKAVHIADLLLEAAAL, from the coding sequence ATGACGACCGTTCAGGAAAGAGAAGCGATTGCCAATCAATTCGCGGAAAGAATGAATGAAGATGAATTGCTGAATTGCATGCGATGTGGTTTTTGCCTGCCCCATTGTCCAACATACATCGAATCCGGATCAAAGGAATCCCATTCGCCGAGGGGGAGAATTGCCCTGATGAAAGCGGTGACGGATGGGTTGATAGAGCCCGATGAAGATGTGGAACGCTCTTTAAGTCTATGCCTGGGCTGCAGGGCTTGTGAGCCCGTTTGCCCTTCCGGTGTGAAATATGGACATCTTCTGGAAGAAGCAAGAGATATCATCCATCAAAATAAGGAGCATAGCTTTCCTGTGAAAACGATCCGCAAGGCCGTTTTCAGCGGATTATTCCCACATCAGGAGCGAATGCAGAACATGACGAGCTTACTTGGCTTTTATCAGAGATCCGGCCTGCAATATATCGCCCGTAAAACAGGGGTACTCAGCATGCTGCCCGATAATTTGGCGACCATGGAAAAGGTGCTGCCAAAGGTCCCGACAAAATCGGAAATGAAAAAAAGGCCAACCGGTCTGCCTTCGATTGGCCCAGTCCTTAAAAAGGTGGCCTTCTTTTCCGGCTGCTTGATGGATACGATGTTTCTGGAAACGAACAAGGCAACACTAAAGCTCCTTCAGGTCGCCGGATGTGAAATCGTGATTCCAAAATCCCAAGCTTGCTGTGGGGCGCTCCATGGGCACAGTGGCGAAAAAGAAGGAGCTAAGCAGCTGGCCAAGCGTAATATTGAAGCGTTTGAAGCGGACGGGGTGGATTATATCATTACGAATGCCGGTGGTTGTGGAGCTTTTCTCATTGATTATGACCATTTGCTCCAAGAAGACCCAGTTTGGCATGAACGGGCAATGGCCTTCAAAGGTAAGTTGAAGGACATTAGCGAAATTCTGGTCGATTTACGCTTTCATGAAAAAACTCGCCTGAAATTGCCAGCTCAAACCATCACATTCCAGGATTCCTGTCACTTACGAAATGTGATGAATACATCCATTGCTCCACGTATTCTACTTCAAGCGATAGAAGGAATCGATTTCAGGGAAATGAAGGATGCTGATCGCTGCTGCGGCTCTGCCGGAATTTATAATATTGTGGAATCAGAGATGTCCATGAAAATCCTTGACTCGAAAATGGAGCACACCAAATCGACGCAGGCGGATATTGTTGTGACGGCGAACCCTGGCTGTTTGTTGCAAATGCAGCTCGGAATCGAGCGCGAAAAGATGGGGGATTGCACGAAAGCGGTACATATTGCCGACCTACTCTTGGAAGCTGCGGCATTATAA